The following are encoded together in the Thalassolituus oleivorans MIL-1 genome:
- the pcnB gene encoding polynucleotide adenylyltransferase PcnB, producing the protein MTLINRVKRLFGTKKRDDETLKVVPRDEHSISRSSISEAALKVLYRLNKAGYEAYLVGGGVRDTLLGLSPKDFDVATNATPEQVNQLFRNSRLIGRRFKLVHVVFGREVIEVATFRAPPTEEHPNKMAATGDQGMILRDNVYGNKDEDAVRRDFTINALYYNVADFSVHSYAGGWEDLQERRIRLIGDPETRYREDPVRMLRAIRFAAKLNFNIDPEAAAPIPAMAPLLTQIPAARLFEEVLKLILHGNALDTLRLLREYKLFEPLFPGTEQSIKADPQVLALIENTMANTDKRIQAGKSVTPYFFLAALLWPQVARMQREFQDSGLAPHPAMQKAADRALAQQLKATSIPKRFSIPMREIWELQLRLPKVNSRRTSELLTHPRFRAAYDFVLLREQSGEDLDGIGEYWTKRQEVEPAVPRADTNDYSSRPDGKKRRRRGPRKPRSSAE; encoded by the coding sequence GTGACCTTGATTAACCGAGTTAAACGCCTATTTGGCACCAAAAAACGCGACGACGAAACCTTAAAAGTCGTACCACGCGATGAGCACAGCATCAGCCGTAGCAGCATTAGCGAAGCCGCACTCAAAGTTTTGTACCGTCTAAATAAGGCCGGTTACGAGGCCTATCTGGTAGGCGGCGGCGTGCGCGACACCCTTCTGGGCCTATCACCAAAAGATTTCGACGTCGCAACCAACGCAACCCCAGAACAAGTTAACCAGCTATTTCGCAATTCGCGCCTGATCGGTCGCCGTTTTAAACTTGTGCACGTGGTTTTTGGCCGTGAAGTCATTGAAGTTGCGACCTTCCGCGCGCCACCAACAGAAGAGCATCCGAATAAAATGGCCGCGACAGGCGACCAAGGCATGATTCTTCGTGATAACGTTTACGGTAATAAAGATGAAGACGCGGTACGCCGTGATTTCACCATCAACGCTCTTTACTACAATGTGGCCGATTTCAGCGTTCATTCTTATGCTGGCGGCTGGGAAGATCTGCAAGAGCGTCGTATTCGCTTAATCGGTGATCCTGAAACACGCTATCGCGAAGATCCGGTGCGTATGCTGCGCGCCATTCGCTTCGCGGCGAAGTTGAATTTTAATATTGACCCTGAAGCCGCCGCACCAATTCCAGCGATGGCTCCTTTGCTAACTCAAATACCCGCGGCACGCTTATTTGAAGAAGTACTCAAACTTATTTTGCACGGCAATGCACTTGATACCCTGCGTTTGCTACGCGAGTACAAGTTATTCGAGCCACTATTCCCTGGCACAGAACAAAGCATCAAGGCAGACCCACAAGTACTCGCCTTGATTGAGAACACCATGGCCAATACCGATAAACGCATTCAAGCGGGTAAGTCGGTAACACCTTACTTCTTTTTGGCGGCGTTACTGTGGCCACAAGTAGCTCGTATGCAACGCGAGTTTCAGGATTCTGGCTTGGCACCGCATCCAGCTATGCAAAAAGCAGCAGATCGCGCGTTAGCTCAGCAATTGAAAGCCACCTCAATTCCTAAGCGTTTCTCTATCCCTATGCGTGAAATTTGGGAACTGCAGTTACGCTTACCAAAAGTAAATAGCCGTCGTACCAGCGAACTGCTCACTCATCCGCGTTTCCGTGCCGCGTACGACTTCGTTTTACTGCGTGAGCAATCCGGTGAAGACTTAGACGGCATTGGCGAATACTGGACAAAGCGTCAAGAAGTTGAACCCGCAGTACCGCGCGCTGACACCAATGATTACAGCAGTCGTCCCGATGGTAAAAAACGCCGTCGTCGTGGCCCACGCAAGCCTCGCTCCTCTGCGGAGTAA
- the folK gene encoding 2-amino-4-hydroxy-6-hydroxymethyldihydropteridine diphosphokinase, producing the protein MASCYIGLGANLNAPDAQITLALQALHKLPKTRLIAVSSLYGSKPLGPQDQPDYLNAVAHIDTELTPLELLDALQQQERDQGREKLRHWGERCIDLDILLYDDLQLHSERLNIPHLELAKRSFVVVPLAELAPELRLPSGQLITEITPEFNGELQKLHCPVIDL; encoded by the coding sequence ATGGCTAGCTGTTATATCGGCTTAGGGGCAAATCTCAATGCCCCTGATGCGCAAATCACGCTCGCCCTGCAAGCACTGCACAAGTTGCCAAAAACACGATTAATTGCGGTTTCATCACTATACGGCAGCAAGCCTCTTGGTCCGCAAGATCAGCCCGATTACCTCAATGCCGTTGCCCATATCGACACCGAGTTAACCCCGCTTGAATTACTGGATGCGCTGCAACAGCAAGAACGCGATCAAGGGCGAGAAAAATTACGTCATTGGGGCGAACGCTGTATCGACCTCGATATTCTGCTCTACGATGATCTGCAATTGCACAGTGAACGTCTAAATATTCCGCACCTAGAGCTAGCCAAACGGAGCTTCGTCGTCGTTCCTTTAGCTGAGTTAGCTCCAGAGCTACGACTGCCCAGTGGTCAACTCATCACAGAAATAACGCCCGAATTTAACGGTGAGTTGCAGAAACTGCACTGTCCCGTTATTGACTTATAA
- the panB gene encoding 3-methyl-2-oxobutanoate hydroxymethyltransferase — protein sequence MSSISIRSLQTMKEQQQKFAVLTAYDATFAQLAADAGVEVLLVGDSLGMVLQGRDSTLPVSVTDMAYHTACVARGNAKATRPALIMTDLPFMSYGTLEQGLASAREVMQAGAHMVKVEGDDWLVPLVETLARQGVPVCAHLGLTPQSVNKFGGYRVQGRDEAKATAMIEHAVALANAGADLILLECVPSELAARITAAVTVPVIGIGAGSDTDAQVLVMHDMLGLNTGHTPKFVKNFMIDGRNVQDAFKAYAEAVRAGEFPAPEHGFSA from the coding sequence ATGAGTTCGATCAGTATCCGCTCACTGCAAACCATGAAAGAGCAGCAGCAAAAATTTGCAGTGCTCACTGCCTACGATGCCACCTTTGCCCAACTAGCGGCCGATGCCGGTGTTGAAGTGTTATTGGTGGGCGATTCATTGGGAATGGTATTACAAGGTCGTGACAGCACTCTGCCAGTATCCGTTACCGATATGGCGTATCACACAGCTTGCGTTGCTCGTGGCAACGCCAAAGCGACACGCCCCGCTCTCATCATGACTGACCTGCCATTCATGAGCTATGGCACTTTAGAACAAGGCTTGGCCAGTGCGCGCGAGGTGATGCAAGCGGGCGCTCATATGGTGAAAGTAGAAGGCGACGACTGGCTTGTTCCTTTAGTTGAAACTCTCGCTCGCCAAGGCGTACCAGTATGCGCGCACTTGGGGTTAACGCCGCAATCTGTCAATAAATTTGGCGGCTATCGCGTACAAGGTCGAGACGAAGCAAAAGCCACGGCTATGATCGAACACGCGGTGGCTTTAGCGAATGCCGGAGCCGATCTGATCTTATTAGAATGTGTTCCTAGCGAATTGGCTGCACGCATTACCGCCGCGGTAACCGTTCCAGTCATCGGCATTGGTGCTGGTAGCGATACCGACGCACAAGTATTGGTAATGCATGACATGCTTGGCCTAAATACCGGCCATACCCCTAAGTTTGTGAAAAACTTTATGATCGACGGCCGTAATGTGCAAGACGCCTTTAAAGCCTACGCAGAGGCCGTTCGTGCTGGCGAATTCCCAGCACCCGAGCACGGATTCAGCGCATGA
- the panC gene encoding pantoate--beta-alanine ligase gives MITVHTVAELREHVANARRSGQRVGFVPTMGNLHAGHISLIDRARSECEFVVASIFVNPLQFNDKSDLQRYPRTLPDDQQKLAQAQCNLLFAPNVEEMYPNGQESQSIVHVPVVSEGLCGGSRPGHFDGVSTVVTKLFNQVLADKAFFGEKDFQQVAVIRKMVNDLCMPIEVVTVPTARAEDGLALSSRNGYLSTEERALATGLYQTLNDVIAALNAGAALNSTLNKAEQDLEKRGFKPDYIEVRRSKDLAPATTGDDEIVVLGAAFLGSARLIDNIAVTLNRKID, from the coding sequence ATGATTACGGTTCATACTGTTGCCGAACTGCGAGAACACGTCGCTAACGCCCGTCGCAGTGGCCAACGCGTTGGTTTTGTTCCAACCATGGGCAACTTGCACGCTGGCCACATTAGCTTGATTGATCGCGCACGCAGCGAATGCGAGTTTGTGGTGGCCAGCATCTTCGTCAATCCGTTGCAATTTAACGACAAAAGCGATCTACAGCGTTACCCACGAACTCTGCCCGATGACCAGCAAAAACTGGCGCAAGCGCAATGTAATTTGCTATTTGCTCCGAATGTTGAAGAAATGTACCCGAACGGTCAGGAATCTCAGAGCATTGTCCACGTTCCCGTGGTATCAGAGGGGTTGTGTGGTGGTAGTCGCCCAGGACACTTTGATGGTGTTTCGACCGTTGTTACCAAGTTGTTCAATCAGGTGTTAGCGGATAAGGCCTTTTTTGGAGAAAAAGATTTCCAACAAGTAGCCGTCATTCGCAAGATGGTTAACGACCTATGTATGCCAATAGAAGTCGTCACTGTACCGACTGCTCGAGCAGAAGATGGCTTAGCACTTAGCTCTCGTAATGGCTATCTGAGCACCGAAGAACGTGCATTAGCCACTGGGTTATATCAAACCCTCAATGACGTGATAGCGGCTCTAAATGCAGGGGCAGCGCTGAATTCCACCCTAAACAAGGCCGAGCAAGACCTAGAAAAACGCGGTTTCAAACCTGACTATATCGAAGTCCGCCGTAGTAAGGATCTAGCACCCGCGACAACAGGCGACGATGAGATCGTTGTCTTAGGTGCGGCGTTTTTGGGTTCTGCACGACTTATTGATAATATTGCCGTGACGTTGAATCGTAAGATTGATTAA
- the panD gene encoding aspartate 1-decarboxylase: MQTTMLKAKLHQARVTHSVLNYEGSCAIDGKLLDLAGMREFEQIQIYNIDNGQRFTTYIIRGEDGSGMISVNGAAARLAGVGDRIIICTYGTYDEKELVNFKPKMVYMNADNTVSHTSFDIPVQVA; this comes from the coding sequence ATGCAAACCACCATGCTAAAAGCCAAACTTCATCAAGCCCGTGTGACTCACTCGGTGCTGAACTACGAAGGCTCTTGCGCCATTGACGGCAAACTGCTGGATCTCGCGGGCATGCGTGAGTTTGAACAGATCCAGATTTATAACATTGATAACGGCCAACGTTTCACTACGTACATTATTCGTGGCGAAGACGGTTCTGGCATGATCTCTGTTAATGGAGCCGCTGCTCGTTTAGCTGGCGTGGGCGATCGTATTATCATTTGTACATACGGCACCTACGACGAAAAAGAGCTAGTCAACTTCAAGCCTAAGATGGTGTACATGAATGCCGATAACACGGTAAGTCATACCAGCTTCGACATTCCAGTGCAGGTTGCTTAA
- the pgi gene encoding glucose-6-phosphate isomerase, whose translation MAFTGSLTQSDVWKALQAHHQSIEHEHMRDMFAANPSRFEQFHIDAAGLSLDYSKNRINDDTMKLLFKLARQQNLTTHIAAMFSGEKVNGSEGRPALHTALRNFGDRDIMVDGENIMPEVRDTVRRMEEFCWKIRRNQWRGYSNKTFTDVVSIGIGGSFLGPKLASSALKPYWDSRLSIHYLANIDGSHITEILKRLDPATTLFIIQSKSFTTQETLKNANACRQWFLDNGGEEHDLAKHFTAVSSNIEKATAFGIAEENIFPMWDWVGGRYSLWSAIGLPLALAIGIDNFRELLRGAYAMDEHFRTAPLEHNMPVIMALLGIWYVNFFGVNSHAILPYDHYLRSLPAHLQQVDMESNGKSVTTDGNKVDYQTGPVIWGGVGTNGQHAFHQLLHQGTHFSPCDFIMPMCSHNPIDNFHAMLVSNCLSQSQALLQGKSEDEAVAELVAAGMNQAEAIVLAPQKVIPGNRPSNTLYFPKSSPQIIGALIALYEHKVAAQGMIWGINSFDQWGVELGKQLGNKVLTALESSAIPEGFDGSTNGLIRAFQQMQNYL comes from the coding sequence ATGGCATTTACCGGAAGCCTAACCCAATCCGACGTCTGGAAAGCATTGCAAGCACACCATCAAAGCATTGAACACGAGCATATGCGTGACATGTTTGCTGCAAATCCAAGTCGTTTTGAACAATTCCATATTGATGCGGCCGGTCTAAGCCTCGATTACTCGAAAAATCGCATCAACGACGACACCATGAAGTTACTCTTCAAGTTGGCGCGTCAGCAAAATTTAACGACTCACATAGCCGCCATGTTCAGTGGTGAAAAAGTGAATGGCAGCGAAGGTCGACCAGCCTTGCATACGGCGTTACGTAACTTCGGTGATCGCGACATTATGGTCGATGGCGAAAATATCATGCCGGAAGTCCGCGATACCGTGCGCCGCATGGAAGAATTCTGCTGGAAGATCCGCCGCAACCAATGGCGTGGCTATAGCAACAAGACCTTTACCGATGTTGTCTCTATTGGTATCGGTGGTTCTTTCCTTGGCCCTAAACTCGCTTCGAGTGCGCTCAAACCCTACTGGGATAGCCGTTTAAGCATTCATTACTTGGCCAACATCGACGGCTCTCATATCACTGAGATCCTCAAGCGTTTAGATCCTGCAACGACCCTGTTTATCATTCAGTCGAAATCGTTCACGACCCAAGAAACGCTGAAAAATGCCAATGCCTGCCGCCAATGGTTCCTTGATAACGGTGGTGAAGAGCATGATCTCGCCAAACACTTCACGGCCGTGTCGTCCAATATCGAGAAAGCCACCGCGTTTGGTATCGCCGAAGAAAATATCTTTCCGATGTGGGACTGGGTTGGCGGACGCTACTCATTGTGGTCAGCCATTGGTTTACCACTGGCATTGGCGATTGGCATCGATAACTTCCGCGAACTGCTTCGTGGTGCCTATGCCATGGATGAGCATTTCCGCACCGCACCACTAGAACACAACATGCCTGTGATCATGGCCTTACTTGGCATTTGGTACGTCAACTTCTTTGGAGTGAACTCGCACGCCATTCTGCCGTATGACCATTATTTGCGCAGCCTCCCTGCGCACTTACAGCAAGTGGACATGGAAAGTAACGGCAAAAGTGTAACCACCGACGGCAACAAGGTGGATTATCAAACCGGCCCTGTTATTTGGGGTGGTGTCGGCACTAACGGCCAACACGCATTCCACCAGTTGTTACATCAGGGAACACATTTCTCGCCGTGTGATTTCATCATGCCGATGTGCTCGCACAACCCAATTGATAACTTCCATGCAATGTTGGTATCCAATTGCCTGTCGCAGAGCCAAGCACTACTGCAAGGCAAATCGGAAGACGAAGCCGTGGCAGAATTGGTGGCCGCAGGCATGAATCAAGCCGAAGCAATTGTACTGGCACCGCAAAAAGTCATTCCAGGGAACCGCCCATCGAACACTCTCTACTTCCCGAAATCCTCTCCACAGATCATCGGCGCACTGATTGCACTGTATGAACACAAAGTGGCAGCACAGGGCATGATTTGGGGGATTAACTCGTTTGATCAGTGGGGGGTTGAACTGGGTAAGCAGCTGGGTAACAAGGTACTGACCGCTTTAGAATCGTCTGCGATACCTGAAGGCTTTGATGGCTCCACTAATGGATTAATCCGCGCCTTCCAGCAAATGCAAAATTATTTATAA
- the mtnA gene encoding S-methyl-5-thioribose-1-phosphate isomerase, giving the protein MTTYSSSFHAVEWRNQALHLLDQRVLPHQHLIHEYTTATDVADAIRDMVVRGAPAIGIAAAYGYALDALAGRDLEAAYRVLAESRPTAVNLFWALERMASLGTSDAHTLVAEAKKIHDEDISANLAMGEYGASLLSDGSRVYTHCNTGALATGGHGTALGIIRTAMSDGKIEQVYAGETRPWLQGARLTAWELMQDNIPVKLVCDGAAAQLFRQGKVDWVIVGADRITANGDVANKIGTYSLAVLAKHHGMKVMVAAPLSTFDMTLTSGNDIPIEQRSTSEVTSLNGQAIAPTGCDAINPAFDVTPAELIDAIATEKGLIMKPSLETVALLVNS; this is encoded by the coding sequence ATGACTACCTATTCCTCTTCTTTTCATGCCGTTGAATGGCGTAACCAAGCGTTACACCTACTCGACCAGCGTGTATTGCCGCATCAGCATCTAATCCATGAATACACCACGGCAACAGACGTAGCCGATGCTATTCGCGATATGGTGGTGCGTGGCGCACCCGCCATTGGTATTGCTGCGGCCTATGGTTACGCCCTCGATGCGCTTGCTGGCCGCGACTTAGAAGCCGCCTATCGAGTGTTAGCTGAATCTCGCCCCACCGCCGTTAACTTATTCTGGGCGTTAGAGCGCATGGCTAGCCTTGGCACCAGCGATGCTCACACCTTAGTGGCCGAAGCGAAAAAAATTCACGATGAAGACATCTCCGCCAACCTAGCCATGGGCGAGTATGGCGCATCGTTATTAAGCGACGGCAGTCGCGTATATACTCACTGCAATACCGGCGCACTAGCAACCGGTGGCCACGGTACCGCGCTCGGTATTATTCGTACCGCCATGAGCGACGGTAAAATCGAACAAGTTTACGCTGGTGAAACTCGCCCTTGGCTGCAAGGCGCACGCCTAACCGCATGGGAACTGATGCAAGATAACATCCCAGTAAAACTGGTATGCGATGGCGCTGCCGCACAGCTATTTCGCCAAGGCAAAGTCGATTGGGTAATCGTCGGTGCCGATCGAATTACTGCCAACGGCGACGTAGCCAACAAAATTGGCACCTACAGCTTGGCTGTATTAGCCAAACATCATGGTATGAAAGTGATGGTAGCAGCGCCACTAAGCACCTTTGATATGACGCTGACCAGCGGTAATGACATCCCGATTGAACAGCGCAGTACCAGCGAAGTTACTAGCCTGAATGGCCAAGCCATAGCACCCACAGGTTGTGACGCCATCAACCCAGCCTTCGACGTTACACCGGCCGAACTGATCGACGCTATCGCCACCGAAAAAGGCCTGATCATGAAGCCAAGCCTAGAAACTGTCGCTTTGCTGGTGAATTCATAA
- a CDS encoding methylthioribulose 1-phosphate dehydratase, whose product MFDNAIFATAADDLCRFGRILYGRGWSPATSSNYSIRIDANHCALTSSGKHKGELTPADILVVNMAGEAQTDGKPSAETLLHTQLYQRDASIGAVLHTHSPVGVVLSQIWPDDVLTLQGWELQKAFAGETTHEDTVHFPIFANDQNITRLAANVEQHMQNAGQGHAYLIRGHGVYTWGKDIHECFRHLEALENLLGYQLELLKLRNL is encoded by the coding sequence ATGTTTGATAACGCTATTTTTGCTACCGCCGCCGATGATCTATGCCGCTTTGGCCGCATCTTGTATGGCCGTGGCTGGTCGCCGGCCACCAGTTCAAACTACTCGATTCGCATCGACGCCAATCACTGTGCTCTAACCAGCTCAGGCAAACACAAAGGCGAATTAACCCCAGCCGATATTCTGGTGGTTAACATGGCAGGGGAAGCACAAACCGACGGCAAACCCTCTGCCGAGACGCTATTGCACACTCAGCTATATCAGCGTGATGCCAGCATAGGCGCGGTATTGCATACGCACTCCCCTGTGGGCGTGGTACTGTCGCAAATTTGGCCCGACGACGTATTAACCCTGCAAGGCTGGGAGCTGCAAAAAGCCTTTGCCGGAGAAACTACGCACGAAGATACTGTGCATTTTCCGATTTTCGCCAATGATCAAAACATCACCCGTCTTGCCGCAAACGTTGAACAACACATGCAAAACGCCGGACAAGGCCACGCCTATTTAATTCGCGGCCACGGCGTATACACCTGGGGCAAAGACATTCACGAATGCTTCCGTCACCTTGAAGCACTCGAAAACCTACTGGGCTACCAGTTGGAATTATTAAAATTACGCAACCTCTGA
- a CDS encoding 1,2-dihydroxy-3-keto-5-methylthiopentene dioxygenase, translating to MSILRVYTDMDVTNLLFTTDSKEKIAKHLADAGVRYEQWSTDADLQPGASHEDVIAAYQADIDRLIEEDGYQTVDVVSLNSDHPQKKEFREKFLSEHTHSEDEVRFFVAGQGLFTLHIGNKVYEVLCTQGDLISVPANTTHWFDMGPNPGFIAIRLFNNPDGWVANFTGSDIAQRFNRLEN from the coding sequence ATGAGCATCCTGCGCGTTTACACCGATATGGACGTTACCAACTTGCTGTTTACTACCGACAGCAAAGAAAAAATCGCCAAGCACTTAGCCGACGCCGGAGTTCGCTACGAACAATGGAGCACTGATGCAGACCTGCAACCAGGTGCTAGCCACGAAGACGTGATTGCCGCTTATCAGGCCGATATTGATCGCTTAATAGAAGAGGACGGCTACCAAACCGTGGACGTGGTTAGCTTAAACAGCGACCATCCGCAGAAAAAAGAATTCCGCGAAAAATTCCTCAGCGAACACACACACAGCGAAGATGAAGTACGTTTTTTTGTTGCCGGACAAGGGCTATTCACCCTACACATCGGTAATAAAGTATATGAAGTTCTGTGTACTCAAGGTGATCTAATCAGCGTACCGGCCAACACCACTCATTGGTTCGACATGGGACCAAATCCAGGCTTTATTGCTATTCGCCTATTTAATAACCCCGACGGTTGGGTAGCGAACTTTACCGGCAGCGACATCGCACAACGTTTTAACCGCTTGGAAAACTAA
- the mtnC gene encoding acireductone synthase → MTDALGTPVTLILTDIEGTTSSIRFVHDVLFPYATKHLAEFIRANKNTADVQAQLQATADLSAEDGDAVAANDIDGLIARLLHWIDTDRKATPLKALQGLIWEAGYRNGDYQAHMYPDATACLKQWHDQGLPLYVYSSGSIYAQKLFFGFSQDGDLLPLFSGHFDTLVGGKREAQSYLNILADLQKQHNISAANVLFLSDIKEELDAAKEVGMQTMWLVREGDIPMDAEHTVVKSFAEISI, encoded by the coding sequence ATGACCGATGCATTGGGCACCCCAGTAACATTGATATTAACGGATATTGAAGGCACCACCTCCTCCATCCGTTTTGTCCACGACGTATTATTCCCCTACGCGACTAAACATCTAGCTGAGTTTATTCGCGCGAATAAAAACACCGCCGACGTACAAGCCCAACTGCAAGCAACCGCAGACTTAAGCGCAGAAGATGGCGATGCCGTAGCCGCCAATGATATCGACGGCCTTATTGCTCGCCTACTGCACTGGATAGATACCGATCGCAAAGCCACCCCATTAAAAGCCCTACAAGGTTTGATATGGGAAGCCGGCTACCGTAACGGCGACTACCAAGCACACATGTACCCAGACGCCACCGCCTGCCTAAAACAATGGCATGACCAAGGCCTGCCCTTGTATGTGTATTCGTCGGGATCAATCTACGCACAAAAGCTATTTTTTGGTTTTAGCCAAGATGGTGACCTACTGCCATTATTTAGCGGCCACTTCGATACTCTCGTTGGCGGAAAACGCGAAGCGCAATCGTATTTAAATATCTTGGCCGACCTGCAAAAACAACACAACATCAGCGCTGCCAATGTACTGTTTTTATCAGACATAAAAGAAGAATTAGATGCGGCCAAAGAAGTAGGCATGCAGACGATGTGGTTAGTGCGCGAAGGCGATATACCTATGGATGCAGAACATACAGTGGTAAAGAGTTTTGCAGAGATTTCGATTTAA
- a CDS encoding transglutaminase-like domain-containing protein: protein MWLRISCDMTFDITIPTPFILMLRLRSGAQQWIASEKYSIKPMVPVFEFTDSYGNLCQRLIAPVGPFAIQTSVTVMIADQVDQQSGAPFVDIENLPEAVLSYLLPSRYCESDRFGDMAAEITAGQSLGYDQVKAIETWLRDTIRFEPSGSDELVSAAEVNVRQWGVCRDLSHLGIALCRSLSIPARLVEGYLYGLEPMTFHAWFEAYVGGRWYTFDATQAELKGGYVAIGYGRDAADVAIYNQFGPPVSPTYQSVCVELIDESDV, encoded by the coding sequence ATGTGGTTACGTATTAGTTGTGATATGACGTTCGATATCACTATCCCGACGCCTTTTATTTTGATGCTTCGACTTCGTAGTGGTGCGCAGCAATGGATTGCTAGCGAGAAATACAGCATCAAACCCATGGTGCCTGTTTTCGAATTTACCGATAGTTATGGCAATCTATGTCAGCGGCTTATTGCGCCTGTCGGCCCCTTTGCGATTCAGACCTCAGTAACTGTCATGATTGCTGATCAAGTTGATCAGCAGTCGGGCGCACCATTTGTCGATATCGAAAATCTCCCCGAAGCTGTACTCAGTTATTTATTACCCAGCCGTTATTGTGAATCGGATCGTTTTGGTGACATGGCGGCAGAAATTACAGCAGGCCAAAGCTTAGGTTACGACCAAGTAAAAGCCATAGAGACTTGGCTGCGCGACACCATTCGATTTGAACCGAGTGGTAGTGATGAATTGGTATCCGCCGCCGAAGTCAATGTCCGGCAGTGGGGAGTTTGCCGCGATTTATCGCACCTTGGCATAGCCCTATGTCGTAGCCTAAGTATTCCCGCGAGATTGGTCGAAGGTTATTTATATGGCCTAGAACCAATGACCTTCCACGCTTGGTTCGAAGCCTATGTCGGCGGACGCTGGTATACCTTTGATGCAACCCAGGCTGAACTTAAAGGTGGTTATGTCGCTATCGGCTATGGCCGCGATGCCGCCGATGTCGCTATTTATAATCAATTTGGCCCACCGGTCAGTCCGACCTATCAGAGTGTCTGCGTAGAGCTGATCGACGAGAGCGATGTTTAA